GAGGCTGGATATGTGAAGACAAGAAATGAAATAACAGTTAACGTGGAGAATGACAGCACAATTCTGCAATTGCTTAGAGCTCTGGGCTTCAAAGAGGCAATTGTGGTCAGAAAGAAAAGAACGGAATTCGACTGCTCTTCATACATTGTTTCTCTAGATGAGGTATCTGGTCTGGGAACATTCATAGAGATCGAGGGAAAAGAGGGGTGCGGTCCTGACTGCGTCATGCGAGCAAGGGACTCGCTTGGAATAAAAGGAACAATAGAGAGGAAGACATACTTGGAACTACTGATGGAGAGAGAAGCAAAGAGAAAATAATGCCTTTTCAATGAGAATAGCAACCTTCGATTTTTGGAATAAAATTTCAAGATCAGGATTTATTATGGAGTGAAAAGCGGCAAAAATTCCATATATAAACAACAATCTTTAAACTTCCAAGCAAAAAGAAAAAACGGGGTTTGGCATGTCGCTCAGATTAGGAGCACCGAAGCCAAAAGAAGAAAAAATTGATACTGATGTATTAATCATAGGAGGAGGTCCTGCTGCATTTGGAGCAGCACTTTACACAGCACGTTATAGGCTAAGGGGTCTAGTAGTTGGTGAATCTCTTGGAGGACAGCTGAACAATACCGGAGACATAGAAAACTACTTGGGCTTTGAGAGGATCTCGGCTAGTGAGCTGATAAACAAATTCAGAAAGCATGTCGAAATTTATGGAACCAGAATCCTGAGTGATCGCATCATTGATTTGAAGAAAGAAGGCGATAGCTTCATTGCTTTTACGAAGGGGGGAACTAGGATAACCGCCAAGACAGTTATTGTAGCCATAGGACTTAAGAGGAGAACGCTTGGAGTCCCCGGAGAAAAAGAATTTGTAGGAAGGGGAGTAAGCTACTGCAGCATATGCGATGCTGCTTTCTTCAAAGACGCTGATGCTGTGGCAATTGTAGGAGGAGGAGACTCTGCTATGGAGGGAGCATCCATTCTCAGCAGCTTTGCGAAGAAGGTTTACCTTATACATAGGAGAAGCGAGTTCAGAGCCCAGCCAATCCTAGTCGAAGAAGTAAAGTCAAAGAATAACATTGAGCTAGTTCTTGATAGCATCATAACAGAGATTCAGGGAGACACGAAGGTCAGAGCAGTGAAGGTAAGGAATCTGAAAAGCATGAGCGAAAGAACAATCCCAGTAAACGGAGTATTCATTGAGATAGGGTTCGAACCAGACGTGCAGTTCATAAAATCAATAGGGCTGGAAACCGATGACTACGGATTTATAAAAGTTCATGGTTATATGGAAACAAACATTAAGGGGATATTTGCTGCTGGAGATTGTACGGACCTATGGAAAGCCTTCAGGCAAATAATAACGGCAGCAGCTCAGGGTGCTGTGGCTGCTCATGGAGCCTTCAGGTACATTGAGGAAATGAAGCTGAAGAAAAATACCACTCAATGAGACAGGTTGAGCTCCTCGAAGAAGCTTTTTCTCAGAGCTCTCTGCTCTTCCTGCCATTCTCTGAGTCCACTGGGAGATTTCGGATAGTTGAGGTAGAATAGCTTCATTTTATTCATATAGCTCTGAAGCAATCTGAGCTTTAGCAAGAGAGAAGGCCTG
The Fervidicoccaceae archaeon genome window above contains:
- the cyaB gene encoding class IV adenylate cyclase, whose amino-acid sequence is MEVEVKIKISLEEYEELKKKLSSICKEINETEMSDTYFSHPCYDLAERDEAIRLRRTSTVSGKVISELTYKGKRMEAGYVKTRNEITVNVENDSTILQLLRALGFKEAIVVRKKRTEFDCSSYIVSLDEVSGLGTFIEIEGKEGCGPDCVMRARDSLGIKGTIERKTYLELLMEREAKRK
- a CDS encoding FAD-dependent oxidoreductase produces the protein MSLRLGAPKPKEEKIDTDVLIIGGGPAAFGAALYTARYRLRGLVVGESLGGQLNNTGDIENYLGFERISASELINKFRKHVEIYGTRILSDRIIDLKKEGDSFIAFTKGGTRITAKTVIVAIGLKRRTLGVPGEKEFVGRGVSYCSICDAAFFKDADAVAIVGGGDSAMEGASILSSFAKKVYLIHRRSEFRAQPILVEEVKSKNNIELVLDSIITEIQGDTKVRAVKVRNLKSMSERTIPVNGVFIEIGFEPDVQFIKSIGLETDDYGFIKVHGYMETNIKGIFAAGDCTDLWKAFRQIITAAAQGAVAAHGAFRYIEEMKLKKNTTQ